From a region of the Candidatus Bathyanammoxibius amoris genome:
- a CDS encoding transglutaminase domain-containing protein gives MKTFYIVGLFSVVLLCGCAGRPAAGPYVSESGSEPDSPRAQRRFEFLYSADIANIPMAAKDVRIWFPVPQSDKNQRISRLEIKTPESYGVHTGPVYGNKIGYIHVTGAPPPSIPVSLSFEVTRYEDRGGNSPSPPGGDVHKFLQPSRRGAITPEVSKAASGIEDVWAVPQDRLKAAYQYVIDNMEYKKEGTGWGHGDTAWACRVGYGNCTDYHALFIALSQAMGVPANFEIGFSLPSGETEGTVGGYHCWAHYYIPEEGWVPVDVSEADKRPVFKDYFFGAHDPNRIKFTMGRDIILEPRQKGGPLNYFIYPYVEVDGIRHEDMTLRISFRDISE, from the coding sequence GTGAAGACCTTTTACATAGTTGGGTTGTTTTCAGTTGTTTTACTGTGCGGGTGTGCGGGCAGGCCCGCGGCCGGGCCTTACGTGTCAGAGTCAGGGTCAGAGCCTGACTCCCCCAGAGCGCAGAGACGGTTTGAGTTCTTGTATTCGGCGGATATTGCGAATATCCCAATGGCCGCAAAGGACGTCCGGATATGGTTCCCGGTACCGCAGTCCGATAAGAACCAGAGAATCAGCCGCCTGGAGATAAAGACCCCGGAAAGTTACGGGGTCCACACCGGGCCTGTGTATGGCAACAAGATAGGCTACATACACGTGACAGGCGCCCCGCCGCCAAGCATCCCCGTATCGCTCAGTTTTGAGGTGACACGCTACGAGGACCGGGGAGGCAACAGCCCTTCACCGCCCGGTGGAGACGTTCACAAATTCCTGCAACCCTCACGCCGCGGCGCCATAACCCCGGAGGTAAGTAAGGCCGCCTCAGGCATTGAGGATGTCTGGGCGGTACCTCAGGATAGACTGAAAGCCGCCTACCAGTACGTTATAGACAATATGGAGTATAAGAAGGAGGGAACGGGATGGGGCCATGGCGACACCGCCTGGGCCTGCAGGGTGGGATACGGAAACTGCACCGACTACCATGCCCTCTTCATCGCCCTGTCTCAGGCCATGGGGGTTCCCGCCAATTTTGAGATTGGCTTTTCACTGCCTTCCGGCGAGACAGAGGGCACGGTCGGGGGTTATCACTGCTGGGCACATTATTATATCCCGGAAGAGGGATGGGTCCCGGTTGACGTCTCCGAGGCCGACAAGCGCCCTGTTTTTAAAGACTACTTCTTTGGGGCGCACGACCCCAACAGAATAAAATTCACCATGGGGCGCGACATCATACTTGAGCCGAGACAGAAGGGCGGGCCGCTCAATTATTTTATCTACCCTTACGTTGAGGTGGATGGCATCCGGCACGAGGACATGACCCTGCGCATCAGTTTTAGAGACATTAGTGAATAA
- a CDS encoding acetyl-CoA C-acetyltransferase — MGPPCVILSACRTPIGALNGFLGPLPATMMGAIVVEEAIKRAGIKPEDVDEVIMGNVLSAGLGQAPARQAALGAGLPPAVSTLTVNKVCGSGLKAVMLGAQLVSSGEAGMVVAGGMENMSRSPYILDRARIGYRLGHSYLIDSIVRDGLWDVYNDYHMGTAAEQLAERYKFSREDLDDFAVQSYEKTLRAQQEGRFDHEMVPVEVPGEDGVPVVIKEDECPARFDRERMFTLPPAFKKDGGLTPGNSSAISDGASALVLTSEENAKNLGLKPMARIVAHTEAGLQPELFSMAPVTAIKELMNKTGLSIDDIDLFEINEAFASTALAITQELAIDPGRLNVKGGAIALGHPIGASGARILTTLLYAMKERQVQKGLAALCIGGGEAVTVVVEAV, encoded by the coding sequence ATGGGCCCGCCTTGTGTCATCCTCAGTGCCTGCAGGACCCCAATAGGTGCCTTAAACGGTTTTCTCGGCCCTCTCCCGGCCACTATGATGGGTGCCATCGTCGTTGAAGAGGCCATAAAGAGGGCGGGTATAAAACCGGAGGATGTAGACGAGGTCATAATGGGGAACGTCCTTTCTGCCGGACTGGGTCAGGCACCGGCCAGACAGGCTGCCCTGGGCGCGGGACTGCCGCCGGCGGTTTCCACCCTCACGGTGAACAAGGTCTGCGGTTCGGGACTGAAAGCTGTCATGCTCGGCGCGCAGTTGGTGTCTAGCGGTGAGGCGGGGATGGTGGTGGCCGGGGGTATGGAGAATATGAGCCGCTCGCCATATATACTGGACAGGGCACGCATCGGCTACCGGCTGGGACACAGTTATCTCATTGACAGTATAGTCAGGGACGGCCTGTGGGACGTATATAACGACTACCATATGGGTACCGCTGCCGAGCAACTGGCAGAGAGGTACAAGTTCTCGAGGGAAGACCTTGACGACTTCGCCGTCCAGAGCTACGAAAAGACCCTGCGGGCACAGCAGGAAGGCCGCTTCGACCACGAGATGGTGCCGGTGGAAGTACCGGGGGAGGACGGGGTGCCGGTTGTTATCAAGGAGGATGAATGTCCCGCGCGGTTTGACAGGGAAAGGATGTTTACGCTGCCGCCGGCGTTCAAGAAGGACGGAGGGCTTACACCCGGAAATTCATCTGCGATTAGTGACGGTGCGTCTGCCCTGGTGCTGACCTCGGAGGAGAATGCCAAAAATCTCGGCCTCAAGCCTATGGCCAGGATAGTAGCACATACCGAGGCGGGGCTGCAGCCTGAACTTTTTTCTATGGCTCCGGTTACGGCCATAAAGGAGCTTATGAACAAGACGGGGCTCAGCATCGATGATATCGACCTGTTCGAGATAAACGAGGCCTTTGCCTCCACAGCCCTTGCCATCACCCAGGAGCTCGCGATAGACCCCGGCAGGCTCAACGTAAAGGGCGGCGCAATCGCCCTGGGCCACCCGATAGGCGCCAGCGGCGCGAGGATTCTTACCACACTCCTGTATGCCATGAAGGAACGTCAGGTGCAGAAGGGCCTGGCCGCTCTTTGTATCGGAGGAGGTGAGGCCGTGACAGTGGTGGTAGAGGCGGTGTAG
- a CDS encoding 3-hydroxyacyl-CoA dehydrogenase NAD-binding domain-containing protein: MEIKRVGVVGSGQMGQGIAQVVATAGMEVILTDLSEKLLKRAMEHTSWGIHKLIEKGVLKPEQQDEILDRITGTVNLKDMRGADVIIEAVSENESLKLELFAMLDPMCPPETIFASNTSSIPIARLAEATMRQEQFVGIHFMNPAPVMELVEIIPGPKTSKETLAVARSLCERLGKTAIEVKDSPGFVVNRILGPMINEAVYLLQEGVASKEDIDKAMKLGTKHPIGPLALADFVGLDTCLAIMEILHEQMKDFKYKPCPLLKEYVGAGKLGVKSGEGFYKYK, from the coding sequence ATGGAGATTAAGCGCGTAGGTGTAGTGGGCAGCGGGCAGATGGGCCAGGGCATCGCTCAGGTGGTAGCTACGGCCGGGATGGAGGTAATTCTTACCGACCTGAGCGAGAAGCTTCTTAAAAGGGCCATGGAGCACACCTCGTGGGGTATCCACAAGCTCATCGAAAAGGGCGTCCTGAAACCTGAACAGCAGGATGAGATATTGGACAGGATAACGGGTACCGTCAACCTGAAGGATATGCGCGGCGCGGACGTCATCATCGAGGCGGTCAGTGAGAACGAGTCGTTGAAGCTGGAGCTGTTCGCTATGCTCGACCCGATGTGCCCGCCGGAGACCATCTTTGCCTCAAACACGTCATCAATACCTATTGCGAGGCTGGCGGAGGCCACCATGAGACAGGAACAGTTTGTGGGAATACACTTCATGAACCCCGCGCCTGTGATGGAACTGGTGGAGATAATTCCGGGCCCCAAGACCTCGAAAGAGACCCTTGCCGTTGCAAGGTCGTTGTGTGAGCGGCTGGGTAAGACCGCAATAGAGGTGAAGGACTCCCCCGGCTTTGTAGTCAACAGGATACTGGGGCCGATGATAAACGAGGCCGTCTATCTCCTGCAAGAGGGGGTCGCCAGTAAGGAAGACATCGATAAGGCCATGAAACTGGGCACAAAACACCCCATCGGCCCCCTGGCCCTGGCGGACTTTGTGGGCCTGGACACCTGCCTGGCCATAATGGAGATCCTTCACGAGCAGATGAAAGACTTCAAGTATAAGCCCTGCCCGCTCCTGAAGGAATACGTGGGGGCCGGGAAGCTGGGCGTGAAATCGGGGGAAGGGTTTTATAAATATAAATGA
- a CDS encoding MBL fold metallo-hydrolase — protein sequence MRLGEFTIHSCSDGLFRLDGGAMFGIVPRVLWERTDPPDDKNRILLALRSLLIQTGEVNILVDTGIGSKGDQKLRDIYMIDRNPPLEGALAAHGLTPGDIDIVINTHLHLDHAGGNTCTGDGGGIVPAFPGAKYVIQKGEWEDAANPDERSRGSYIAEDFLPLEGFKGAIEFIDGMEVEVVTGVSVMVTGGHTPFHQCVKVESGGEAALFLADLVPTASHLPLPYMMAYDLVPRDTLRAKKHLLKRAVEEEWLVVFQHDPRVEAGYLRMEGERPVLREEVKL from the coding sequence ATGAGGCTTGGTGAATTCACCATACATAGCTGCTCCGACGGTCTCTTTCGCCTCGACGGCGGCGCTATGTTCGGGATTGTGCCCCGTGTGCTGTGGGAGAGGACAGACCCGCCGGACGACAAAAACAGGATTCTCCTCGCCCTTCGCTCTTTACTCATTCAGACGGGAGAGGTCAACATCCTGGTAGACACCGGTATCGGGAGCAAGGGTGACCAGAAATTGCGTGACATCTATATGATTGACAGGAACCCGCCGCTTGAGGGCGCGCTTGCTGCACACGGCCTTACACCGGGAGACATTGATATTGTTATAAACACCCACCTCCATCTGGACCACGCCGGGGGCAACACCTGTACCGGGGACGGCGGCGGCATCGTCCCGGCCTTCCCCGGCGCGAAATACGTTATCCAAAAGGGCGAGTGGGAAGATGCCGCAAACCCGGACGAGAGGAGCAGGGGGTCTTACATAGCCGAAGACTTCCTGCCGCTTGAGGGTTTTAAGGGGGCGATAGAGTTTATAGACGGAATGGAGGTTGAGGTCGTTACCGGCGTATCCGTCATGGTAACGGGCGGGCACACGCCCTTTCACCAGTGTGTAAAGGTGGAGTCCGGGGGAGAAGCGGCACTCTTTCTGGCCGACTTGGTACCCACTGCCAGTCATCTGCCCCTGCCTTACATGATGGCCTATGACCTTGTCCCGCGTGATACACTCAGGGCGAAAAAGCACCTCCTCAAGCGGGCCGTAGAGGAAGAGTGGCTGGTCGTGTTCCAGCACGACCCAAGGGTAGAGGCCGGGTATCTGCGGATGGAGGGCGAGAGGCCGGTGTTGCGGGAGGAGGTCAAGCTCTGA
- a CDS encoding enoyl-CoA hydratase-related protein has protein sequence MGNQLVDCVVKDGVAIVTFNNPPVNALSSRVMNELDKTLSELDDVRVIVITGGGKLFSVGVDIKELAGISSGEEARRFSEGCHRVFGRLESSKRPVIAAVNGHCLGGGLELALCCHIRIASENAHLGLPEINLGIFPGAGGTQRLPRVVGSAKAFEMILTGEPLNADDAFACGLVSRVTRLESLMDEALFLAKRIAAKPGRAVSLVVEAVESGCNMPLELALELESKLFGDVFTTGDSKEGLKAFLEKRPPKFKHR, from the coding sequence ATGGGGAATCAACTTGTAGATTGTGTGGTAAAAGACGGTGTAGCCATAGTGACGTTTAACAACCCTCCGGTAAACGCCCTTTCCTCGCGGGTGATGAACGAACTGGATAAGACGTTGAGTGAACTGGACGACGTCAGGGTCATCGTCATTACAGGTGGAGGGAAGCTGTTCAGCGTGGGTGTCGATATAAAGGAGCTGGCCGGGATCTCGTCCGGCGAAGAGGCGAGGCGTTTTAGCGAGGGCTGCCATCGGGTGTTTGGCAGGCTTGAGAGTTCTAAGCGTCCGGTCATTGCCGCCGTTAACGGCCACTGTCTGGGCGGTGGTCTGGAACTTGCCCTTTGCTGCCACATAAGGATAGCGTCCGAGAACGCGCATCTGGGGCTGCCGGAGATAAACCTGGGCATCTTCCCCGGCGCCGGCGGCACACAGCGCCTTCCCAGGGTGGTGGGCAGTGCCAAGGCATTTGAGATGATACTGACGGGTGAACCCCTGAACGCCGATGATGCCTTCGCCTGCGGGCTTGTAAGCCGTGTGACCAGGCTGGAGTCGCTTATGGACGAGGCCCTCTTTCTTGCAAAAAGGATTGCCGCTAAACCGGGCCGTGCCGTTTCCCTTGTAGTCGAGGCCGTGGAGAGTGGGTGCAACATGCCCCTTGAACTGGCGCTTGAACTGGAATCAAAACTCTTTGGCGACGTCTTTACGACCGGGGACAGTAAAGAAGGGCTTAAGGCCTTCCTGGAAAAGCGCCCCCCCAAGTTTAAGCATAGATAG
- a CDS encoding electron transfer flavoprotein subunit beta/FixA family protein: protein MNIIACARQVPALESTIKPQSSPPFIDSSGLTYMTNPFDEFAVEEGIRIKERLGGGELTVVAVGPEDADQMLLNALAMGADRAVHVNVKEEITHRLDSFTVASLLRDAISEKGKGFDIILCGKEAVDDRQGAVGIELAELLGLPHVAAVTGLDIDLETKRATARRQIEAAWEIVECQLPAVITCHKGLNDPRYPPLPGIMKARAKPHEDITDPKMPAAKLLLTRLENLPRRQAGRKLEGNVPQVTGELLRLLHDEARVI, encoded by the coding sequence ATGAACATAATTGCCTGCGCAAGGCAAGTGCCTGCACTTGAATCCACTATCAAACCACAGTCCTCTCCCCCGTTTATTGACAGTTCCGGCCTGACGTATATGACCAACCCGTTCGATGAGTTCGCGGTTGAGGAGGGTATACGGATAAAGGAGAGGCTGGGAGGGGGTGAATTGACCGTGGTGGCGGTGGGGCCTGAGGATGCTGACCAGATGCTGCTAAACGCGCTCGCAATGGGCGCGGACAGGGCCGTGCATGTAAACGTTAAAGAAGAAATTACGCACCGGCTGGACTCTTTTACGGTCGCGTCCCTGCTCAGGGATGCGATTAGTGAGAAAGGGAAGGGGTTTGATATCATCTTGTGCGGGAAGGAGGCCGTTGACGACCGGCAGGGCGCGGTGGGGATAGAACTGGCCGAGCTTCTGGGGCTGCCCCACGTGGCGGCGGTGACCGGGCTGGACATAGATTTGGAGACAAAAAGGGCCACAGCCCGCAGGCAGATTGAAGCGGCGTGGGAGATTGTCGAGTGTCAACTGCCCGCGGTGATTACCTGTCACAAGGGCCTGAACGACCCGCGCTACCCGCCGCTGCCGGGAATTATGAAGGCGCGCGCGAAACCGCATGAAGACATAACAGACCCGAAAATGCCGGCGGCGAAACTATTACTCACAAGACTTGAAAATCTGCCCCGGAGACAGGCAGGCAGGAAGCTGGAGGGGAACGTCCCGCAGGTGACCGGGGAGCTCCTGCGCCTGCTGCACGACGAGGCCAGGGTGATTTAG
- a CDS encoding GIY-YIG nuclease family protein, which produces MGSKQYYVYIMTNKRNTVLYTRVTNNLKKRTYVHKNKLVNGFTKKYNVGKLAYCEVFDSVETAIRREKQIKSGSRQKKVALINRVNGEWRDLYEEI; this is translated from the coding sequence ATGGGAAGCAAGCAATATTACGTCTACATAATGACCAACAAAAGAAATACTGTTCTTTATACCAGGGTAACGAACAACCTGAAAAAGCGGACTTATGTGCATAAAAACAAGTTGGTTAACGGCTTCACCAAAAAGTACAACGTGGGTAAATTGGCGTACTGTGAGGTCTTTGATAGTGTGGAAACTGCAATACGCAGGGAGAAACAAATCAAAAGCGGCTCAAGACAAAAGAAGGTGGCTTTAATAAACAGGGTTAACGGAGAATGGAGGGATTTGTACGAGGAAATATGA
- a CDS encoding electron transfer flavoprotein subunit alpha/FixB family protein: MPQEILVITEQRGGEFKNVNLEVIGEAQRLSDACGLGFSVFLLGHKIDELTGPLLNYGAGELLVADSEILKEYNNQVYTHVLAGEISGREKKPAAILLPATATGKDLGPRLAARLGGAYIADCIALDIDGDYLLEARRLVYGGSVIATVKSVCPESQVATLRPNTFDRAEIITDKETAVTGIKAGPPPNLRTVLKEVVYEKERGMDIAEARVVISGGRGMKGPENYGILEELAGLLGGAVGASRAAVDAGWRPADTQVGLTGKTIAPELYIACGISGSPQHLAGMMSSRCIVAVNKDPDAPIFKVADYGVVADLFDVIPLMIEGLKKKNNKE, encoded by the coding sequence ATGCCACAAGAAATCCTGGTCATAACAGAGCAGAGGGGCGGAGAGTTTAAGAACGTAAACCTTGAGGTCATCGGGGAGGCGCAACGCCTCTCAGATGCCTGCGGGCTGGGTTTCAGCGTCTTTTTGTTGGGCCATAAGATTGATGAGCTAACCGGGCCCCTGCTCAATTATGGTGCCGGTGAACTTCTGGTGGCGGATTCTGAGATTTTGAAGGAGTACAATAACCAGGTCTATACGCACGTCCTGGCGGGTGAAATCTCCGGGCGTGAGAAAAAACCCGCGGCCATCCTCCTTCCCGCCACCGCAACCGGCAAAGACCTGGGCCCCCGGCTGGCGGCCCGGCTTGGAGGCGCCTATATCGCCGACTGTATCGCGCTCGATATAGACGGCGATTATTTGTTGGAGGCAAGGCGTCTTGTGTATGGTGGCAGTGTCATCGCCACAGTGAAGAGTGTCTGTCCCGAATCACAGGTCGCCACGCTCAGGCCAAATACCTTCGACAGGGCGGAGATTATTACTGATAAAGAAACCGCCGTTACCGGGATAAAGGCCGGACCACCGCCCAACCTGCGGACGGTCCTTAAAGAGGTTGTGTACGAGAAAGAACGCGGCATGGACATCGCCGAGGCCAGGGTGGTCATCTCAGGCGGCAGGGGCATGAAGGGGCCTGAGAACTACGGTATACTCGAGGAGCTGGCGGGCCTTCTAGGCGGAGCGGTGGGCGCCTCAAGGGCCGCGGTGGATGCGGGCTGGAGACCCGCGGACACACAGGTGGGCCTTACAGGTAAGACGATTGCCCCTGAGCTATACATAGCCTGCGGCATCTCCGGCTCCCCGCAGCACCTGGCGGGGATGATGTCGTCCAGGTGTATAGTCGCCGTAAACAAAGACCCCGACGCGCCCATCTTCAAGGTGGCCGATTACGGCGTAGTAGCGGACCTGTTTGATGTAATTCCCCTGATGATAGAGGGGCTAAAGAAGAAGAATAATAAGGAGTAA
- a CDS encoding PepSY domain-containing protein — protein sequence MLRKLHRIVAIVFTPFLLITPITGIILLFRKTGLYGDETKNLLQGMHN from the coding sequence ATGTTAAGAAAACTACACAGAATAGTGGCGATAGTCTTTACCCCGTTCCTGCTGATTACTCCCATAACCGGCATTATACTGCTCTTCAGAAAGACCGGACTTTACGGCGATGAGACAAAAAACCTGTTGCAGGGTATGCACAACTGA
- a CDS encoding heterodisulfide reductase-related iron-sulfur binding cluster, protein MTPTREIYWNVGHHTLLYAVFALALVIFLYGMYRRVRLWSAGRKEDPFGQLSSRLTSTLWTIFRHRKILRETFPGVTHALMFFGFTVLFIGTCLIALQLHLGWKILYGNFYLCYSFTLDVFGALFLVGVLLAAYRHYLSEEEFLENRRDDAIVLGLLLVILITGFLVEGARIAATQPVWAIYSPVGYAYSLLIIAVFSGGDGPAGTITTDKLLAIHTALWWLHMTLAMVFLAYIPYSKLLHIFTAPLNIFLRSAQPEGALKPLDLPDIETEAAGDVETETQVFGVLSPEDFTWKQLLDVDACMRCGRCDAQCPATLAEKPLKPQKIILDIRSQMEEDMAGRLPGGKISDAEIWACTTCRACVRHCPVNIEHLQKIIDLRRGPGLMEGKYPAEVTGTIKKICTRKNPYGLDNARREDWTEGLSGIKRLSEGGGTETPLLFWVGCAGAFDDRNSRTTQAFARVLKEMKVDFGILGAEEICCGDPLRRFGDEMDFQQFARQNIELLEKYNVKDIVTCCPHCFNTLKNEYPQFGGDFNVLHHTEFIAKNLAQTKHLLTKKTEAGLAGKTVTYHDPCYLGRHNIIYDEPREIISHLVDTGHFKEMELTRCRSFCCGGGGGHMWMEQKIGKNLNEMRTDQALETGADIIATACPYCLTMLSNGLKTRDREDVKVVDIIELLSGS, encoded by the coding sequence ATGACCCCCACGAGAGAGATTTACTGGAATGTCGGGCATCACACGCTGCTCTATGCGGTCTTTGCCCTCGCACTCGTCATCTTCTTATACGGCATGTACCGGCGCGTCAGGCTGTGGTCCGCGGGCCGGAAAGAAGACCCGTTCGGCCAGCTCTCCAGCCGCCTGACGTCCACTTTATGGACGATCTTCAGACACCGCAAAATACTCCGTGAGACCTTTCCCGGCGTGACCCACGCCCTTATGTTCTTCGGCTTCACCGTGCTGTTTATCGGCACGTGTCTTATCGCCCTGCAACTGCATCTGGGATGGAAGATACTCTACGGCAATTTCTATCTCTGCTACTCCTTCACCCTGGACGTCTTCGGGGCATTATTTCTCGTCGGCGTACTGCTTGCCGCCTACAGACACTATCTGTCCGAGGAAGAGTTTCTGGAAAACCGGCGGGACGACGCCATCGTCCTGGGCCTGCTGCTGGTTATACTTATCACAGGTTTCCTGGTCGAAGGGGCAAGGATAGCCGCCACTCAACCCGTGTGGGCCATATACTCCCCGGTGGGGTACGCCTATTCACTCCTCATTATTGCCGTCTTCTCAGGGGGCGACGGCCCCGCCGGCACGATTACGACGGACAAACTGCTTGCGATACACACCGCCCTCTGGTGGCTCCATATGACGCTTGCGATGGTCTTTCTCGCCTACATACCGTACTCAAAACTCCTGCATATATTCACGGCGCCGCTGAACATATTCCTACGTTCAGCTCAGCCGGAAGGCGCCCTCAAACCGCTTGACCTGCCGGATATTGAGACGGAGGCCGCCGGGGACGTAGAAACGGAAACGCAGGTCTTCGGCGTGCTGAGCCCGGAGGATTTTACATGGAAACAGCTACTGGACGTGGACGCCTGTATGAGATGCGGCAGGTGCGATGCCCAGTGCCCGGCCACACTGGCGGAGAAACCCCTGAAACCCCAGAAAATCATCCTGGACATCAGGTCGCAGATGGAAGAGGACATGGCCGGGCGGCTCCCCGGCGGGAAGATAAGCGACGCGGAGATATGGGCGTGCACGACGTGCCGTGCCTGCGTGCGGCACTGCCCGGTAAACATAGAACACCTGCAAAAGATAATAGACCTGCGCAGGGGACCCGGACTAATGGAGGGTAAATACCCCGCCGAGGTTACAGGGACTATCAAGAAGATATGCACCCGGAAAAACCCGTACGGTCTCGATAACGCTCGGAGAGAGGACTGGACGGAGGGGCTTTCTGGGATAAAACGGCTCTCGGAGGGCGGCGGGACAGAGACCCCATTATTATTCTGGGTAGGGTGCGCGGGTGCGTTTGACGACAGGAACAGCCGGACGACACAGGCTTTTGCCAGGGTTTTAAAAGAGATGAAGGTAGACTTTGGCATCCTGGGCGCGGAAGAAATATGCTGCGGCGACCCGCTCAGGAGGTTCGGCGACGAGATGGATTTCCAGCAGTTCGCAAGACAAAACATTGAACTCCTTGAGAAATACAACGTAAAAGACATAGTCACCTGCTGCCCCCACTGTTTCAACACCCTTAAGAACGAATACCCCCAGTTCGGCGGGGATTTTAATGTGCTGCACCACACCGAATTCATCGCTAAAAACCTTGCTCAGACTAAACACCTGCTCACCAAAAAAACCGAGGCTGGCCTCGCGGGCAAGACCGTCACGTACCACGATCCCTGCTATCTCGGCCGGCACAATATTATTTACGATGAGCCGAGAGAGATAATCAGCCATCTCGTCGACACGGGACATTTTAAGGAGATGGAACTCACGAGGTGCAGGAGTTTCTGCTGCGGGGGCGGCGGCGGGCATATGTGGATGGAACAGAAGATTGGCAAGAATCTTAACGAGATGCGCACCGACCAGGCGCTTGAGACCGGGGCCGATATCATAGCCACCGCCTGTCCCTACTGCCTGACCATGCTGTCAAACGGCCTTAAGACAAGAGACAGAGAGGACGTGAAGGTGGTAGACATAATAGAGCTGCTGTCTGGTAGTTAG